The following DNA comes from Pseudomonas marginalis.
AAGCGCATCACCCATGCGCAGGCGCTCAAGGCCGACACCACCCATCGCCATGACTACCTCAACAGCTACGTGGCCGACCTGATCAACGTGATCGACATGGACGCCATCCGCAGCGCCGGCCTGCGCCTGGGCGTGGACCCGCTGGGCGGAGCAGGGGTGCGCTACTGGTCGGCGATTGCCGAGCACTATCGACTGAACCTGGAGGTGGTGAACACTGAAGTCGACGCCACGTTCCGCTTCATGAGCGTCGACTGGGACGGCCAGATCCGCATGGACCCGTCCTCCAGCTACGCCATGCAAGGCCTGATCGGTCTCAAGGAACGCTTCGACGTGGCCTTCGCCTGCGACCCGGACCACGACCGTCATGGCATCGTGACCCCGTCCGGCGGCCTGTTGGCGCCGAACAACTACCTGGCGGTGTCCATCGACTACCTGTTCCAGAACCGTCCAGACTGGCGCGCCGATGCGGCCGTGGGCAAGACCGTGGTCAGCAGCGGCCTGATCGATCGCGTGGCCGCGCGCATCGGTCGTCGTCTCTATGAAGTGCCTGTGGGCTTCAAGTGGTTTGCCGATGGCCTGTTCGAGGGTTCATTGGGCTTTGGCGGCGAAGAAAGCGCCGGGGCGTCGTTCCTGCGCAAGGATGGCACGGTGTGGAGCACCGACAAGGACGGCCTGATCCCGGCCTTGCTGGCGGCGGAAATGACCTCGCGCAAAGGCCAGGACCCGAGCCAGATCTACCGTGGTCTCACCGATGCCTTGGGGGAGCCGTTCGCCATTCGTGTCGACGCCAAGGCCACCCCGGCGCAAAAAGCCTTGCTGGGCAAGCTGTCGCCGCAACAGGTGACTTCCACCGAGCTTGCAGGCGAAAGCATCCAGCAGATCCTCAGCCATGCGCCAGGCAATAACCAGGCGATCGGCGGGTTGAAGGTGATGACCGAAAACGGCTGGTTTGCCGCGCGGCCGTCGGGTACCGAGGACATCTACAAGATCTACGCCGAGAGCTTCATTGGCGAGGACCACCTCAAGCAGCTGGTGGAAGAGGCGCAGGTGCTGGTAGACGGCGCTATCTCGGAATAACCCCAATATGGGAGGGGGCAAGCCTTAATGCCAGTCAGTTAAGGCTTTTTGTAGGAGCGAGCTTGCTCGCGAAAAACTCACAGGCGCCGCTTTCATTCAGGAAGCACGCGTTATCGTTGACGTTTTTCGCGAGCAAGCTCGCTCCTACAGGAGGCGATGTACGCTTAACTGACTGGCATTAGGGCAAGCCTCTCCCATAGTTTATTGGGCCAAAGCGTTGGATCAGGCCAGATCGACCAGCACGATCTCGCTGTCTTCAACCGCCGTTACCCGCAACACTTGCTCATCCTCAACCGCCACACCGTCTCGAGCGTGCGCACGCAAGCCGTTGACCTCAATCACGCCGGTCGCCGGTACCAGATAAGCCCGACGCCCAATGTCCAAGCGGTATTCCGCGCTTTCCCCGGCTTTCAGGTTCGCCGCTACCAGGCGTGCATCCGCGCGGATGCGCAGGCTCTCGCTGTCACCGGCCTTGCCACTGGCCAGGGTCACAAACCCTTCGCGATCACCTTTCGGAAACGGCTTGGCGCCCCAGGAGGGTGGCAGGCCGGCCTCGTTCGGGATGATCCAGATCTGGAAGATCTTGGTCGGCGTGGCTTCCAGGTTGTACTCGCTGTGGGCGATCCCCGTGCCTGCGCTCATCACCTGCACATCACCGGCCTCGGTGCGGCCCTTGTTGCCCAGGTTGTCGGCGTGGCTGATGGCGCCTTCACGCACATAGGTAATGATCTCCATGTCGCGATGGGCGTGCTGCGGGAAGCCGGTGCCGGGGGCGATGATGTCGTCGTTCCAGACCCGCAGGTTGCCCCAATGCATACGCTCGGGGTCGTGGTATTCGGCAAATGAAAAGTGGTGATGGGCGTCAAGCCAGCCATGGTGGGCGCCGCCCAGGGCGTTGAAAGGTCGAAGTTCAAGCATGATCGTCTCCTGTTGATGGCGCCTATGATCCGTGAGCCCATGATCGAAAAAAAGCGTAAAAAATGCCTGATTCCTATCGGTTAATTAGATTGATTGCTGGCGTTTTGACTTTCACTTCATCGCCTAACTGCATGACGGTAAAGCAATTGGCTGGAACTGAGCGCCGATTCCGGCGACCATGGTGCCCTTGTCAAAACCCAGCTCATCGCAGGAGTCCGCGTGCCGCAACACAAGCCTGATCTGCCCCCCGAACTGCGCCCATTGGCGGAAATGCCGCTGCTCAAACGCCTTGCCGCACGCCTGTTTGGCCATGGCCTGACGCGTTTGCGCG
Coding sequences within:
- the pgm gene encoding phosphoglucomutase (alpha-D-glucose-1,6-bisphosphate-dependent), whose amino-acid sequence is MTISPFAGKPAPAQLLVDIPRLVTAYYTGQPDAAISTQRVAFGTSGHRGSSFELSFNEWHVLAISQAICLYREAQGINGPLFVGLDTHALSTPAGASALEVLAANGVHVMLAEGDEYTPTPAISHAIICYNRGRTSGLADGIVITPSHNPPQSGGYKYNPPNGGPADTHVTKWIEAKANELLANKLAGVKRITHAQALKADTTHRHDYLNSYVADLINVIDMDAIRSAGLRLGVDPLGGAGVRYWSAIAEHYRLNLEVVNTEVDATFRFMSVDWDGQIRMDPSSSYAMQGLIGLKERFDVAFACDPDHDRHGIVTPSGGLLAPNNYLAVSIDYLFQNRPDWRADAAVGKTVVSSGLIDRVAARIGRRLYEVPVGFKWFADGLFEGSLGFGGEESAGASFLRKDGTVWSTDKDGLIPALLAAEMTSRKGQDPSQIYRGLTDALGEPFAIRVDAKATPAQKALLGKLSPQQVTSTELAGESIQQILSHAPGNNQAIGGLKVMTENGWFAARPSGTEDIYKIYAESFIGEDHLKQLVEEAQVLVDGAISE
- a CDS encoding pirin family protein; the encoded protein is MLELRPFNALGGAHHGWLDAHHHFSFAEYHDPERMHWGNLRVWNDDIIAPGTGFPQHAHRDMEIITYVREGAISHADNLGNKGRTEAGDVQVMSAGTGIAHSEYNLEATPTKIFQIWIIPNEAGLPPSWGAKPFPKGDREGFVTLASGKAGDSESLRIRADARLVAANLKAGESAEYRLDIGRRAYLVPATGVIEVNGLRAHARDGVAVEDEQVLRVTAVEDSEIVLVDLA